From Elephas maximus indicus isolate mEleMax1 chromosome 25, mEleMax1 primary haplotype, whole genome shotgun sequence, the proteins below share one genomic window:
- the CD93 gene encoding complement component C1q receptor produces MATSTGMSLLLLPLLLGWPGTGATAEAVVCAGTACYTAHRGKLSADEAQLNCSTNGGNLATVKSAEEAQRVQEALVQLLRPEEPPTARMGKFWIGLQREKGKCLDTSLPLKGFSWIGGGGHSPYTNWQKEPKSTCISKRCVSLLLDLSLQPPTSRLSKWAEGPCGNPASPGSNIEGFICKFSFKGMCRPLALGGPGQVTYTTPFQATSSSLEAVPFGSMATVACAEKGKEGNNYFLCKEKEADVFDWGTSGPLCVSSNLSCSFNNGGCQQDCFEGGDGSFRCGCRPGFRLLDDLVSCASRNPCSSNPCRGVATCKPGPLGKSYRCHCPPGYQLDSSELDCSDVDECQAFPCAQECINIPGSFRCACWVGYEPGEGTCRDLDECAPGRNPCAQACTNTKGSFHCSCKEGYMVTGEDDTQCQDVDECIDQGASPCEGLCFNVPGSFHCGCLPGWELAPNGVSCILSHTSPEPPTEGPPPQREDRGSIAPSVVTSSPPRDSEDISEEAPTMGRPSLPSNILINHAPPETVVSSGPPSIRVEPSTSHPTATTGHAESGDGDLMAKQNEDSTNGQKLLLFYILGTVVAILLVLALALGLLVYRKRKVKKAEKKEKKNPSAADSYSWVPGRAESRAMENEYRPTPGTDC; encoded by the exons ATGGCCACCTCCACTGGCATGTCCTTGCTCCTGCTGCCGCTGCTTCTGGGCTGGCCTGGGACTGGGGCCACGGCTGAGGCCGTGGTGTGTGCGGGGACTGCCTGCTACACAGCCCACAGGGGCAAGCTGAGTGCGGATGAGGCCCAGCTCAACTGCAGTACCAATGGAGGCAACCTGGCCACAGTGAAGAGCGCCGAGGAGGCCCAGCGTGTCCAGGAGGccctagtccagcttctccggcCCGAGGAGCCGCCGACTGCACGCATGGGCAAGTTCTGGATTGGGTTGCAGCGGGAGAAGGGCAAGTGTCTGGACACCAGTCTGCCACTGAAGGGCTTCAGCTGGATCGGCGGTGGGGGCCACTCACCGTACACCAACTGGCAAAAGGAGCCAAAGAGCACGTGCATCTCCAAGCGCTGCGTGTCCCTGTTGCTTGACCTGTCCCTGCAGCCCCCCACCAGCCGCCTCTCCAAGTGGGCTGAGGGCCCTTGTGGGAACCCTGCTTCTCCGGGAAGCAACATCGAGGGCTTCATCTGCAAGTTCAGCTTCAAAGGCATGTGCCGGCCCCTAGCCCTGGGGGGTCCAGGCCAGGTTACCTACACTACCCCCTTCCAGGCCACCAGCTCCTCCCTGGAGGCTGTGCCCTTCGGCTCCATGGCTACCGTGGCCTGTGCGGAAAAGGGCAAGGAGGGGAACAATTATTTCCTGTGCAAGGAAAAAGAAGCCGATGTGTTTGACTGGGGCACCTCGGGCCCCCTCTGTGTCAGCTCCAACCTCAGCTGCAGCTTCAACAATGGGGGCTGCCAGCAGGACTGCTTTGAGGGGGGTGATGGTTCCTTTCGCTGTGGTTGCCGGCCAGGGTTTCGGCTGCTGGATGACCTGGTGAGCTGTGCCTCCCGAAACCCCTGCAGCTCCAACCCCTGCAGAGGGGTGGCCACATGTAAGCCTGGTCCCCTTGGGAAAAGTTATAGGTGCCACTGTCCCCCAGGCTACCAGCTAGACTCGAGTGAGTTGGACTGCAGCGATGTGGACGAGTGCCAGGCCTTCCCCTGTGCCCAAGAGTGCATCAACATCCCCGGGAGCTTCCGCTGTGCCTGCTGGGTGGGCTATGAGCCCGGGGAGGGGACCTGTCGGGATTTGGATGAGTGTGCCCCAGGCCGAAACCCCtgtgcccaggcctgcaccaacACCAAAGGCTCCTTCCACTGTTCCTGCAAGGAGGGCTACATGGTGACTGGCGAGGATGACACCCAGTGCCAGGATGTGGATGAGTGCATAGACCAGGGGGCTAGCCCTTGTGAGGGCCTGTGCTTCAATGTGCCAGGCTCCTTCCACTGTGGCTGCCTGCCAGGCTGGGAGCTGGCCCCCAACGGAGTCTCCTGCATCCTCAGCCACACGTCCCCTGAACCTCCCACAGAGGGACCTCCCCCCCAGAGAGAGGACCGGGGGAGCATCGCCCCTTCTGTGGTAACATCCAGTCCCCCCAGGGACTCTGAGGACATCTCTGAGGAAGCACCCACCATGGGGAGACCCTCCCTGCCCTCCAACATCCTCATCAACCATGCCCCACCGGAGACCGTGGTCTCCAGTGGACCCCCCAGCATAAGGGTGGAGCCTAGCACCAGCCACCCCACGGCCACTACTGGCCATGCTGAGTCTGGAGATGGAGATCTGATGGCCAAACAAAATGAAGACAGCACCAATGGGCAGAAACTGCTTCTCTTCTACATCCTGGGCACCGTGGTGGCCATCTTACTAGTGCTGGCTCTAGCACTAGGGCTACTGGTCTACCGCAAGCGGAAAGTGAAGAAGgcagagaaaaaggagaaaaaaaacccaagcgCAGCTGACAGTTACTCCTGGGTTCCCGGGCGAGCTGAGAGCAGGGCCATGGAGAATGAGTACAG ACCAACGCCTGGGACAGACTGTTGA